The genomic window AACCAGAACGCCGCCCCGTTGCCATCGATGCGGTCCGTCGAGCACCGGATCAGCCTGCTCGATCCGATGGGAGTGTCGTCGCTGATTCGCCCGGCTCCCGCGTGAGACAGGGGTCGATCTGTCCCCCGTGGGTCTCGCCCACCGAACGACCCCATCTGTCGATGACCTAGGATCCGTCTCATGCAGCGAGCTCGCGGAGTACCTGTGCCTGGCGTGATCGGTCTCGCGCTGCTCGCGGGCGCCGTGACCGCCGTGGCAACAACGCTTGCCCAACTCCTCGTCGATTCCTACAACCCCGTCCTGTCGTTGGCCTGGTTACCGAGCGTGCTGGCGGTGGCGGTTCCGACCTGCCTGCTCGTGAGCATGGCATCGGTGGCCGCCGGCCTCGGCGTCCGAGCCGCAGTAGTCAGATTGACTCGCGCTCCCGCGCTGGCCGCCATGCTTGCCGGGTCGATGGCAGCTGCGACGGCCGCAGTCGCCGCAGTCGTGCTGTCCGAATCACTCAGCGTGGCGGTGCGTGGCGTCGGGTTGGGCGCCGCAGTCTTGGGTGGAATCGCGCTCGGCCTCTGGTCGCTCAAGTGCGCTGCACCATCAGGGTTCACCCGAAGGGTGCCGTAGAACTCCGCTCGATCCGTTGGCCCTACACTCAGCTCATGATTCAGTCCGGCCGAGCGTCATTCATCGTCTCGTCCTCGGAGACGGATCCAGCCGCGATTTCGAGTTTCCTCGAACTTGATCCGACCAGCATCACGAACGCCGGCACAGCGCGCAGGTCCGGCCGCGTGGCTGGCCACCACACCTGGATCGTCGACACTGGCGATATCGACAACACGAGCGACGACCAGACAGGTACGCATGCCGTTCGAACGCTCCTCCAGCTGATCCGGCCGGCGCTCGGCAAGATCGCGAGCCTCCCGCCGGACTGCGCGTCCCGCATCCAATGGTCGACGTACTCGGATTCAGTCCAAGGCGGATTCGTGATGCCCGCCGAGCTCGCGCGAGCGATCGGCGAATTCGGTGTCGATGTGTACGGCACGGTGTACCTCGAAGACGTTCACGCGGACGCGTCGTTTCTCTGATCGAGCAGCGACCCTCGGCCGCCGCGAGCCCCGCTCGCCGAGCGTCGAATGGCCAAGGTCGGCGAGCTCGCACGAGCAGCGGCGCAACGGCACACCCGGGGCCGCCGTCCCCCTCTCGCATCGTCCTGCGGCCGTTCTTCCCTCAGTGCAACGCCGTCATCGATAGGGAGAGCACGAGCAGGACTTCTCCACAGGTCCCGGTGATCTCGATCGCGCCGCGCCGCCTGTGGGATGTTGGTGCGGGCTGCGCCTCGCGCAGCTTCATTGCAACGTCCATCTCACATGGGGGAACGATGAACCGTCTCAAGAAGTCAATCGTCACCGGCGCGGTCACCCTCGCCCTCGTCGGCGGGTCCTTGATGAGCGCGTCGCCGGCGTCGGCGACGACCTACCTGAACTGGATTCAGCTCCCGACGCAGAGCCGCTGCAACATCGCCCTGACGTCAGGAGTCAGGAACGCCGTCGCGAAGGGCTACACGAATATCAGCTCGAGCGGGTGCTACTACCTGCAGACCCGCAAGGTGTGGGAGGCCTGGTACCGGTACACCACCCCGTAACGGCCCAGTAGGCACGATCGAGGGGGTGGCGCGGTTGCCATCCCCTCGATCTGCGTGATCGCTGCCCGCCTGCTCGGCCCCGGTTGCTGCGCCTCAGGTGCTGAACGGCGGAGGGTCGGCGACGTCGCGGTCGGTGTCCCACGCGAACGGGATCGCCTCGCGGAGGTACCACTCCCAGAACGCCCGCCGCACGCGATCGTCGCCGGTCGTCTCCCACACGGCACCGCCGCTGTGGGCGAGCGAGGCGTAGAAGGAGGCATCCCAGTCAGCCGGCGCGGCGATGTGTTCGTCGATGCCGAGGGTGTCGAAGTCGCTGTCGTAGAGCACGGTGTTCACGGCGGCGTGCGTGGCGAAGGTCGCGTAGATCGCGGGGACGAACGGCGCATCCAGGCCCATGAGCGATTCGGCGACCGCGTGCAGCGCCTCGTTCTCGGCTTCGAGCATTTCCGCGTCATACGCACCCTGCAGCACGAGCTCAGCATGCTCGAGCGCCTTCGCGGCTGCGGCCGCGGCATCCGGATGGCGGTCGATGTGCCGCGCGCATGACGCTGCGCACGCGACGGCGAGCTTGGCTCGCGTGTAGTGGCCCGCGTTGGCGTGGATGCTACTCAGCAGTTCGTCCATCCCGCGGTGCAGCACCAAGCGACTCGAGGCGGGCAGTTCGCCGCGCGGATCGATCGAGCGCTCGGCGTCGTCGAGCAGGGGCTGGAGGTCTTGCGACGACACGCTCACGCTGGGTCCTCTGGGGGCGCGGGCGGGCACTGCGGCGACCACAACGGTCGCGCCCGTTGAGGCATGGATGGCATACCGAAACGGGCCCCGGCATCGCTGCCCGGGCCCGCTTCGACGCAGTGGAGCGCCGGCCGGCGGGTCACCCCGCCGACCGACGCGATCGCATCGAAATTACGCGACGCGGATGTTCGAGGCCTGGAGGCCCTTCGGGCCCTGCTCGACGTCGAACTCGACGCGCTGGTTCTCTTCGAGCGTGCGGAAGCCCGACGTCTGGATCGCGCTGAAGTGCGCGAACACGTCGTTGGTGCCGTCATCCGGCGTGATGAAGCCGAAGCCCTTTTCGGCGTTGAACCACTTGACGGTTCCGGTGGTCATATCTGTTCCTTCGTGTGTTCTTCGGTCCGCGATATGCGGAACCGTCGTGCCCACCCGGTGGGGGTGTGCGCGGGTGCCCCTCGACGCCGTGTGCCTCGAGGAGGGCTGATGACCGCAATGCGATTCGCGCGACCGTACGGTGCGCTGGTCGTTCCGGCGGGGCCGGTGCGGTGAGCTTGGGGGATGATTCCATCCGGACTGTATTCGACTTCCCAGCCGGGTGTGACGCGGGCGACCGCCCGCTGGGGATGTCGAAAGCATACCCCGGGGCATCCGTTTCGCGACAGGATCGGTGTAATGACGCCGAATCGAGATGGAACCGTTCGAAACCGGTTCAGGCGGTTCGGGGCTCGAACGGCTCCTCGCCGAACTCCCGCACGTAGGCCGCGACGAACCGCGACGGCTGCGCGAACCCCCACCGGCGCGCCACGAGCCGAACCGAGTCCCCGGGGCGCGAGTCGAGCAGGTCGCGCCGTGCGCCGTCGAGCCGCGCCCGCTGCAGCACGACCCGCGGCGGTTCGCCCAACTGCCGGACGAACGCATGGTGCAGCCCCCGCGTCGAGATCGGCACGGCGTCGGCGATGTCCTGGATCGTGATCGGTGCGGCGGCGTGCGCGTGGATGAACTCGAGAGCCAGGCGCACCACGGGCGACACCCGCGCCGGTGCACGGCCGCGGGCCGTGGCATCCTGCCAGTTCGTCGGAAAGGCGTGCAGGAACGCCGTCGCCAGCAGCTCGAATGCGGACCGCTCGATCATGGGCTCGTCGAACGCGTCGGGCGCCATCGCGAGCGTGCGGCGGAACCCGGCGAGCACCGCGTCCCACCGGCGCAGCGCGTCGGGACCGATCGACGTGGTGCCCGTGCGCTCGAGCACGAGGTCGTCGACCCCGGCCGCCGAGCGGGCGATGGCGGCCACGCCGACCGGGTCGAGTTCGACGGCGACCGCGGCGACCGAACTCCAACTGCCGGCCAGCCCGGTCGACGGCGCCAGGAACGGCACAGTCGGATCGATCGCCGCACGCCCGTGCGAGAGTCCGAGGTCGCGGCCCACCGTGCGCACGACCGTGAACCCGTTGCTGTTCGAGACGCCGCCGCCTCCCCCGTCGAATCCGTAGTCGACGACGGCGAACCGCCGACCGACGGATGCCTCGACGCGCGCCCGGAACGCCGCCGGGTCACCGCGGTTCAGCCGGATCGTCGGGAACCAGACGTCGAGCGCACGTTCGGTCGCCGCCGAGTCGCGGGTGACCACGCGTGTGGTGACGACTGCTGGCATTCGGCTCCTGCCGGGCGGCGGCACCCGGCGCCGGACGGCCGGGTGGAGGTGGTGGTGGTGGTGGTGGGTCAGCCTATGCCGCCCGCCCCGCGATCCCCTACTGAGGGAAAGGATTCCTACAACTCGACGACGGTCATGCCTGAGCCGCCCGTGCCGTTGCCCATCGCGGCGAGCGCCGCCGGCACGTCGTCCAGGCGGATGGTGCGGCCGACCAACTCGATCGGACGGAAGTCGCCGCTCACGACGGCACCGAGCATCTCGGGGTACTCGCGCACGGTCATGCCGTGGCTGCCGAGCAGTTCGAGCTCGCCCGCGATGACCTCGCCCATCGGCATGGCGGCCAGCGCGGCATCCCCCGTCATCAGGCCGATCTGCACATGCCGGCCTCGCTTGCGCAGGCTGCGCACGCTCGCCAGCGACGTCTCGACGCTGCCGAACGCGTCGATCGACACCTCGACGCCGCCCTCACTGACCTCGCGCACCCGCTCGGCGGCGCCCTCGCCGCCGCGCACCGGGATGGCGCCGAGCTTCTCGACGGCGGCGAGCGCGGCATCCGAGACATCCACCCCGAAGGTCTCGACGCCGGCGGCGACGGCGATCATGATCGCCGACAGTCCGACGCCGCCGCATCCGTGCACGGCGATGCGTTCACCCGGCTGCAGCCGGGCGCGGGTGACGACGGCCCGGTACGCGGTCGCGAACCGGCAGCCGAGGGATGCCGCCTCCACGAAGCCGAGCGCGTCGGGGAGCTTGACGAGGTTGATCGCGGCTTCGTGCACGACGACCTCTTCCGCGAACGAGCCCCAATAGGTGAATCCGGGCTGCTGCTGCGAGTCGCACACCTGTTCGTTGCCGCTGCGGCACTGCGAGCACCGACCGCACGCGCTGATGAACGGCGCGGTGACGCGGTCGCCGACCTTCCAGCCGCTGTCGTCGCCGACCTCGCTGCCGAGCTCGACGAGTTCGCCCGCGAACTCGTGCCCGGGAACGTGCGGCAGGGCGACGGCATCGTCGTGGCCCATCCAGGCGTGCCAGTCGCTGCGGCACATGCCGGTCGCGCGCACGCGGACGATCGCTCCGCGCGGCGGACAGGTGGGACGGTCGACGTCGACGACCTCGGGCTCCGTACCGAACCCGGCATAGCGCACCGCGCGCATGCTCCTCCTCGTGCCGACCCCCGGATGAACGCCCCACGAAAGTATGCCGGAGCGATACCTCCGGCGTCGAAACGGTCATTCGCCCCTGCAAGACACGCCCCCCGGTGCGGGCAGGTCGAAGCGGGCGAGCGGCCGACCGGCCGCTCGCCCGCTTACCCGTCAGCAGACCTGGAGGTTCTCGACGCCGACGCCGAGCGTCGGCTCGCCGCCCAGGAGGAAGACGTCGCGCACCTGGAGCCGGAGCAGCTCCTCGATCACGTCCACCGGCACGCAGGAGGGCATCGAGAGGTAGAGCGGCGCGCGCCACCCGCCGGCGATCGCGGCGCCGGCGAGCGCATCGGGGAAGCCGAAGCCCGTCGCGAGGAATGCGGCGTCGGCGACCGGGAAGGACCGCTCGTTCGTGAGGACCGATGTGGCGAAGCGGTCGCTGCCGCTGCGACGGTAGCTCTCGATCATGCCCGGCAGATCGCGCAGGTCCGTCGCGAAGCCCGCGGAGACGCTCGGCTGGCCGCCCGCGACGACGGTCTTCGTCACGTGGAGCCGCTCGAGCAGCTCGGCCGTCGCGTCGTCGACCTGGGTGCTCCGGCCATCCACGAGGATCACCGGCGCGTTCTCGTTGGCCGCAGCGGGTGCGGAGGACAGCGCGTCGGGGAAGTTGAGGCCCGTCGCGATGTACGCGGTGCGCGCGCCATCCACCTCCCAGAAGGCGTCGGCGATCATGCGGGAGGTCTCGAACCGATCCTGTCCTCCGAAGCGCTCGACCGGTGCGTAGGTGGCGAGCTGCTGCTCGACAGCGGCCGCGACCGACGGTTCGCCGCCCACGACGTAGATGTGCTGGGGCGCGAGGCGACCGATCTCCTCTGCGACGACGGCCGGGAGCGCGTCGGGCATCGTCAGCAGGATCGGAGCGCCGATGCGCGCCGCGGCTGGTCCGGCGCTGAGCGCGTCGGGGAAGTTGAGGCCGTTCGCGATGAACACCGCGTCACTGCCCTCGGGGTACCCGGCCAGCGAGATCTCGACGGAGGTGTGGAACCGGTCGGGACCGGACCAGCGGTGGATCCAGATGCCGCCGGGGCCGAGCGTGCCGTCGTGTCCTGCGACGTGCTGATCGGCGGCCAGTTCGACGGGAGTGCTCGAATAGAGCAGTTCGGATGCATCCCAGTACTCGGTCGAGACGAGCGCCTCGTCGGAGCGATCACCGAACCGGAGTGCGTACATGCCCGGAGCCAGTCCGCCGATCGAATAGGTGCCGTCGGACGCAGCCCAGTCGACCGTCGGGAATCGCTCCCACTGGCCGGTCACCTGGTCGTACAGGAAGGCCGACGCGGCGCCCCGAGGTTCGGCGCCGTCGGTGTAAGAGATCGTGCCAGAGATGGACGAGCCGAGTTCCAGCAGTCCGTCGAGACCGGTCACGTCGGTCGGCCCGACTTCGATGACCTGCGCCTGCGATTCGTGGGGCGTGCCACCGAACCACTCCGGCGTGACGCCCTGTCCGTTCCAGTTGTTCGGCACGTACCGGAGGCGGTACTTGCCCGGATCGATCCCGTACATCTCGAACCTGCCGCTCCAGGAGACGGGGACCTGATAGACCAGGTCCCCGTCGCCCCCGAGGCTGTACAGCGCGACGGACACGTCCGCGTTCGGGGCGTAGTCTCCGGCCGCGGTTTCGACGAGCACCGTACCGGAGAGTCGGACACCGGTGTCCGCGAGTGCCGGCGCGGGTGCCAGCACGAGGGGGGTCGCGAGCGCGACGAGCGCAGTGATCATGGCAGTGCGGAACGCACCGGATCGTCGGGTCAAAGGGACGCTCCAGGGGTAGGGCCAGGGGAAGGGCCGGGTAGGGGTGAGCTCATGGTAGGGGCGAGCGTTCCG from Agromyces sp. LHK192 includes these protein-coding regions:
- a CDS encoding DUF4279 domain-containing protein, producing the protein MIQSGRASFIVSSSETDPAAISSFLELDPTSITNAGTARRSGRVAGHHTWIVDTGDIDNTSDDQTGTHAVRTLLQLIRPALGKIASLPPDCASRIQWSTYSDSVQGGFVMPAELARAIGEFGVDVYGTVYLEDVHADASFL
- a CDS encoding Imm5 family immunity protein, giving the protein MSVSSQDLQPLLDDAERSIDPRGELPASSRLVLHRGMDELLSSIHANAGHYTRAKLAVACAASCARHIDRHPDAAAAAAKALEHAELVLQGAYDAEMLEAENEALHAVAESLMGLDAPFVPAIYATFATHAAVNTVLYDSDFDTLGIDEHIAAPADWDASFYASLAHSGGAVWETTGDDRVRRAFWEWYLREAIPFAWDTDRDVADPPPFST
- a CDS encoding cold-shock protein; protein product: MTTGTVKWFNAEKGFGFITPDDGTNDVFAHFSAIQTSGFRTLEENQRVEFDVEQGPKGLQASNIRVA
- a CDS encoding AraC family transcriptional regulator, encoding MPAVVTTRVVTRDSAATERALDVWFPTIRLNRGDPAAFRARVEASVGRRFAVVDYGFDGGGGGVSNSNGFTVVRTVGRDLGLSHGRAAIDPTVPFLAPSTGLAGSWSSVAAVAVELDPVGVAAIARSAAGVDDLVLERTGTTSIGPDALRRWDAVLAGFRRTLAMAPDAFDEPMIERSAFELLATAFLHAFPTNWQDATARGRAPARVSPVVRLALEFIHAHAAAPITIQDIADAVPISTRGLHHAFVRQLGEPPRVVLQRARLDGARRDLLDSRPGDSVRLVARRWGFAQPSRFVAAYVREFGEEPFEPRTA
- a CDS encoding zinc-dependent alcohol dehydrogenase family protein is translated as MRAVRYAGFGTEPEVVDVDRPTCPPRGAIVRVRATGMCRSDWHAWMGHDDAVALPHVPGHEFAGELVELGSEVGDDSGWKVGDRVTAPFISACGRCSQCRSGNEQVCDSQQQPGFTYWGSFAEEVVVHEAAINLVKLPDALGFVEAASLGCRFATAYRAVVTRARLQPGERIAVHGCGGVGLSAIMIAVAAGVETFGVDVSDAALAAVEKLGAIPVRGGEGAAERVREVSEGGVEVSIDAFGSVETSLASVRSLRKRGRHVQIGLMTGDAALAAMPMGEVIAGELELLGSHGMTVREYPEMLGAVVSGDFRPIELVGRTIRLDDVPAALAAMGNGTGGSGMTVVEL
- a CDS encoding cell wall-binding repeat-containing protein; amino-acid sequence: MITALVALATPLVLAPAPALADTGVRLSGTVLVETAAGDYAPNADVSVALYSLGGDGDLVYQVPVSWSGRFEMYGIDPGKYRLRYVPNNWNGQGVTPEWFGGTPHESQAQVIEVGPTDVTGLDGLLELGSSISGTISYTDGAEPRGAASAFLYDQVTGQWERFPTVDWAASDGTYSIGGLAPGMYALRFGDRSDEALVSTEYWDASELLYSSTPVELAADQHVAGHDGTLGPGGIWIHRWSGPDRFHTSVEISLAGYPEGSDAVFIANGLNFPDALSAGPAAARIGAPILLTMPDALPAVVAEEIGRLAPQHIYVVGGEPSVAAAVEQQLATYAPVERFGGQDRFETSRMIADAFWEVDGARTAYIATGLNFPDALSSAPAAANENAPVILVDGRSTQVDDATAELLERLHVTKTVVAGGQPSVSAGFATDLRDLPGMIESYRRSGSDRFATSVLTNERSFPVADAAFLATGFGFPDALAGAAIAGGWRAPLYLSMPSCVPVDVIEELLRLQVRDVFLLGGEPTLGVGVENLQVC